A stretch of the Carassius carassius chromosome 6, fCarCar2.1, whole genome shotgun sequence genome encodes the following:
- the LOC132141945 gene encoding uncharacterized protein LOC132141945, translating into MCCASIHLLIGALFVFAVENEATTMISSTEITTAPVSMAIDNTTLFYKTSNDFPDNFTTLNSTVALSNMTDGNTTSDGQSESPTPAPPEHPQTNNYTTDKPQSSTKNMIKDTTSKRTTTPAQKPRGTNNGSALYIIILIIVVLCLSGIVVYCCLQKNSRKYAVDLHPKQDAQIPLSTVDIDVLDTTSVKDIQTFTPVESTVPLKDPAPVKEAEKPEGGKESADVKQENQQNLSSTQATVNTKDETDRLAIVDLTDGDLTISTKTSMESLDVLDENNSNNTGAEVNGNRHEFTEISIDILPLK; encoded by the exons ATGTGCTGCGCATCAATTCATCTCCTCATTG GTGCCTTATTTGTCTTTGCTGTTGAAAATGAGGCAACAACAATGATAAGCAGCACAGAAATCACCACTGCTCCAGTTTCAATGGCTATTGACAACACCACCCTATTCTATAAAACATCAAATGACTTTCCAGACAACTTCACCACTCTGAACTCCACTGTCGCCTTGTCAAACATGACAGATGGGAATACTACATCAGATGGACAGTCAG AATCACCTACGCCTGCACCCCCAGAACATCCGCAGACCAACAATTACACCACAGACAAACCGCAATCAAGCACAAAAAATATGATCAAAGACACAACAAGCAAAAGAACCA CAACTCCAGCACAAAAACCTCGCGGCACAAACAATGGATCAG CACTTTACATAATTATCCTGATTATTGTTGTTTTGTGCCTCTCGGGGATAGTAGTTTATTGTTGCCTTCAAAAGAACTCCAGG AAGTACGCTGTGGACTTACATCCCAAACAAGATGCTCAGATCCCACTCAGCACAGTGGATATAGATGTGCTTGACACCACATCAGTCAAAG ATATTCAAACATTCACTCCTGTCGAGTCCACCGTGCCGCTTAAAGACCCTGCGCCTGTGAAGGAAGCTGAAAAACCTGAGGGAGGAAAAG AATCAGCTGATGTTAAACAAGAAAACCAACAGAATTTATCCAGCACTCAGGCCACAGTGAACACAAAGGATGAAACGGATAGGCTGGCCATAGTGGATCTGACTGATGGAGATCTGACGATCTCCACCAAAACCTCAATGGAATCCCTAGATGTTCTCGatgaaaacaacagcaacaatacaGGAGCTGAAG TCAACGGCAATCGGCATGAATTCACTGAAATCTCTATTGATATTTTACCTCTAAAATAA